AACTGAATTCTGCAAGGAATTTCCTGAATTAGAGGTTGTATTTCAGAGCCATTTTAATAATAGTGATGATGGGTTTGAAGGCGACGTGGTGAGAATTAAAAACATTTTTGGAGCAGTTGAGGTGAAGGAGTAGAGTATGGCAGTCAATCCGTTAGATTTTTTAAAAAATATGTCAAACCTTAAGGATAATGTTGACAGTATTAAAAAGGAAATGTCTCAGATTGTTGTTTATGGCAAAGCGGGGAGCGATGTTATTGTTGTTGAGATGAATGGAGAATTTTTTGTTAAAAAGGTCACAGTTAAGGAAGAATTTTTTAGTGATTTGGACAATGAAGCTCTTGAGCAGATGATAAAGGCGGCTTTTAATGATGCCATTTTCAAGGTTAAGGAAGAGCTAAAGTCAAAGGCAATGGGTTCTATTCCGTTTGGGATTTAAGATTTGATTATAAAAGATTTAATTAACTTAATTTCTAGGTTGCCAGGTATAGGCAAAAAAACAGCAGTAAGGATG
This is a stretch of genomic DNA from Borrelia sp. P9F1. It encodes these proteins:
- a CDS encoding YbaB/EbfC family nucleoid-associated protein, producing the protein MAVNPLDFLKNMSNLKDNVDSIKKEMSQIVVYGKAGSDVIVVEMNGEFFVKKVTVKEEFFSDLDNEALEQMIKAAFNDAIFKVKEELKSKAMGSIPFGI